In Syntrophomonas wolfei subsp. wolfei str. Goettingen G311, a single window of DNA contains:
- a CDS encoding methylated-DNA--[protein]-cysteine S-methyltransferase, translating to MKWLVFDTSWGWAAVLSDNRLIKQTILPSAVGLNEFKASLESNGIESRLIGENDVTLPLINNIRRYFQGQLIENWEAQWDINSLPVFTQKVLKHVSNIPYGMTKTYGEVARELEKPRAARAVGRALSLNPLPLLIPCHRVLAQNGGLGGFTAPGGVETKKALLALENEVITRRKPD from the coding sequence ATGAAATGGCTGGTTTTTGATACCTCCTGGGGATGGGCTGCTGTTTTGAGTGACAATAGGTTGATAAAGCAAACAATCCTGCCGTCTGCTGTTGGTTTAAACGAATTCAAGGCCAGTTTGGAAAGCAACGGAATTGAAAGCCGCCTAATTGGAGAAAACGATGTTACCCTGCCGCTGATAAATAATATCCGCCGCTATTTTCAAGGGCAGTTGATAGAGAACTGGGAGGCACAGTGGGACATCAACTCCTTGCCCGTTTTTACCCAAAAGGTTCTCAAGCATGTATCAAATATCCCCTACGGGATGACCAAAACCTACGGAGAAGTAGCACGTGAATTAGAAAAGCCCCGTGCCGCCCGGGCAGTAGGCCGGGCTTTGAGTCTGAATCCCCTCCCGCTGCTTATACCCTGCCACCGGGTGCTGGCCCAAAACGGCGGACTGGGTGGATTTACGGCTCCGGGTGGAGTGGAAACAAAAAAAGCCCTCCTGGCCTTGGAAAATGAAGTTATAACCCGAAGAAAACCTGACTAA
- the rsfS gene encoding ribosome silencing factor has translation MLKEEELAQAIAVYCLDEKAVDVVILDVSELTIIADYFVIATARSRVQVQSIVEMVQERLKEFDILPSRVEGVEQGSWAVMDYSSTILHVFQPEDREYYDLENLWGDAKEVDINESYA, from the coding sequence TTGTTAAAAGAAGAGGAATTGGCACAAGCAATTGCTGTGTACTGTTTGGATGAGAAGGCTGTTGATGTAGTTATTTTGGATGTGAGCGAGCTTACCATAATTGCCGATTATTTTGTAATTGCCACGGCCCGGAGCCGGGTGCAGGTACAAAGTATTGTAGAAATGGTACAAGAAAGACTAAAGGAATTTGATATATTGCCCTCTCGCGTGGAAGGTGTGGAGCAAGGCAGCTGGGCGGTGATGGACTACAGTTCCACTATTCTGCATGTTTTTCAACCGGAGGACAGGGAGTATTATGACCTGGAGAATCTCTGGGGAGATGCCAAAGAGGTCGATATAAACGAGAGTTATGCTTAA
- the yqeK gene encoding bis(5'-nucleosyl)-tetraphosphatase (symmetrical) YqeK, producing the protein MRDRQQLIDIIKQRLSPNRWQHSLQVAETALQMAGQYELELEQVYLTALLHDYAKGLSGQELLRLAEENNLIEDEVDREVPDLLHAPVGAFLVKRDLGMKDEEVLIAISRHTLGSTKMSELDKIIYLADMIEPGRDFPGLERLKCLSFRDLDEAMLFGLESTIKYCLDRGRILHPRTIEARNYFLKIIKR; encoded by the coding sequence TTGAGAGATAGACAGCAACTTATCGATATTATAAAGCAAAGGCTATCACCCAATCGCTGGCAGCATTCGCTGCAAGTAGCAGAAACTGCGCTACAGATGGCTGGACAGTATGAACTAGAATTGGAACAGGTATATCTGACGGCCTTATTGCATGACTATGCCAAGGGCTTATCGGGTCAGGAACTATTGCGGCTGGCGGAGGAGAATAATCTGATTGAGGATGAAGTTGACCGCGAAGTTCCGGATCTTCTGCATGCACCGGTAGGGGCTTTTCTGGTGAAAAGGGATTTGGGTATGAAAGATGAGGAGGTACTAATAGCCATCAGCCGGCATACTCTAGGTTCTACAAAGATGAGTGAGTTGGACAAGATTATCTATTTGGCCGATATGATTGAGCCGGGACGGGACTTTCCTGGCCTGGAGAGGCTAAAATGCCTTAGCTTCCGTGACCTTGACGAAGCTATGTTGTTTGGGCTAGAATCAACAATAAAATATTGTCTGGATCGGGGGCGGATTTTACATCCCCGTACCATTGAGGCCAGAAATTATTTTTTAAAAATAATCAAGCGCTGA
- the nadD gene encoding nicotinate-nucleotide adenylyltransferase, which translates to MNWDNIWQVVKVGKIKSWGILGGTFDPIHYGHLIAAEYACHNYKLDKVLLIPAASPPHKELGQVLHGMHRYRMVELAVKSNPRLEVSPVEMERTGLSYTVDTLAYFRGKHTEVELFFIVGADSLFFMHSWKEPERLAELCRFIVVTRPGYKIERNEPALGRLPDIIWERMLQMEIPGLDISSSDIRQRVAAGKPIKYLLPPEVEEYIFEQGLYRGDKYLER; encoded by the coding sequence ATGAATTGGGATAATATTTGGCAGGTGGTAAAAGTGGGGAAAATTAAATCCTGGGGAATACTGGGAGGTACTTTTGATCCTATTCATTATGGGCATCTTATTGCTGCTGAATATGCCTGTCACAATTATAAATTGGACAAAGTTCTGCTAATACCGGCGGCCAGTCCCCCACACAAGGAACTAGGACAGGTTCTACATGGTATGCATCGCTATCGGATGGTGGAGTTGGCGGTAAAGTCTAATCCCCGTTTGGAAGTATCCCCGGTGGAGATGGAGAGAACGGGGCTTTCCTATACAGTTGATACCCTGGCTTATTTTCGGGGAAAACATACCGAGGTGGAACTCTTCTTTATTGTAGGGGCTGACTCGCTGTTTTTTATGCATAGCTGGAAAGAACCGGAGCGACTGGCGGAGCTCTGTCGTTTCATAGTGGTCACCCGTCCCGGATATAAGATTGAGCGCAATGAACCGGCTCTGGGCAGGCTGCCGGATATTATTTGGGAAAGAATGCTGCAGATGGAGATTCCCGGGCTCGATATTTCCTCCAGTGATATCCGGCAACGGGTAGCTGCTGGGAAACCTATAAAATATCTTTTGCCGCCTGAGGTGGAGGAATACATTTTTGAGCAGGGATTATACCGGGGGGATAAATATCTTGAGAGATAG
- the cysK gene encoding cysteine synthase A yields the protein MEWDANNKIFDNVLEVIGRTPMIRLNKIGEGLKPDICAKLEYVNPSGSLKDRVVHKIVEEAEKRGDLKPGMILLEGTTGNTGIAAAMVGAAKGYRVIIVMPAGMSEERKKTIAAYGAELVLTPGAETDVDLVLEEVKRIKQEYGEQIFEVGQFYREDNLLAHIDNTAPEIWEQTAGEMDVFIMCQGTGGTVTGTAKYLKEKNPAIKVYVSEPEDSPILACGRIGQHKIQGIADGLIPEILDLQYIDGIILVSSDEALETARQMARKEGVFCGSSSGINVAAAIKVAKKYPEKKCIVTIINDNGLRYLSTELCGTMPERQLLDREYQLSQEDLDKLARYNFEII from the coding sequence ATGGAATGGGATGCAAACAATAAGATATTTGACAATGTACTGGAAGTCATCGGTAGAACACCCATGATAAGATTAAATAAAATTGGGGAGGGCTTAAAACCTGATATCTGTGCCAAGCTGGAATATGTGAATCCCAGTGGCAGCCTGAAGGACAGAGTGGTGCACAAGATTGTAGAAGAAGCAGAAAAGCGGGGAGACTTGAAGCCTGGTATGATTCTCCTGGAAGGCACCACCGGCAATACCGGAATTGCCGCTGCCATGGTAGGGGCCGCCAAAGGCTACCGGGTAATAATAGTAATGCCCGCAGGAATGAGCGAAGAAAGGAAGAAAACTATTGCTGCCTACGGTGCCGAACTGGTACTGACCCCGGGGGCCGAAACCGATGTTGACCTGGTACTGGAAGAAGTAAAGCGCATAAAACAGGAATACGGCGAGCAGATTTTTGAAGTAGGACAATTCTACCGCGAGGATAATCTTTTGGCCCACATCGACAATACCGCCCCGGAAATTTGGGAGCAGACAGCCGGAGAAATGGATGTTTTTATTATGTGCCAGGGAACCGGCGGTACTGTAACCGGAACCGCCAAATACCTGAAAGAGAAGAACCCTGCCATCAAAGTATATGTATCCGAACCGGAAGACTCTCCTATTCTGGCCTGCGGGCGTATCGGGCAGCATAAGATTCAGGGCATAGCTGACGGCTTGATTCCGGAAATTCTTGACCTACAGTATATAGATGGTATCATACTGGTCAGCTCCGATGAGGCTCTGGAAACCGCCCGGCAGATGGCCCGAAAAGAAGGGGTTTTCTGTGGTTCTTCTTCTGGTATTAATGTGGCTGCTGCCATAAAAGTAGCCAAAAAATATCCGGAAAAGAAATGTATAGTTACTATAATCAATGACAACGGCCTGCGTTACCTCTCTACCGAGCTCTGTGGCACCATGCCTGAGCGACAGCTTTTAGACCGGGAATACCAGCTGAGCCAGGAAGACCTGGATAAGCTCGCCCGCTATAACTTTGAGATTATTTAA
- a CDS encoding YqaA family protein, producing the protein MLAHLLPVLQAYGVWGLLILAFAESSFFPVFPDFILIPLCLANPDQAVFYALLATVGSATGAYFGYVLGNVVGQPLLRRLASGEKIALIESTYQKYGAWAVCIAGLAPLPYKLFTISSGIFRLSLPGFLTATLLGRGLRFFVEAILIMSVGEQAIVFISQNSGWISTIVISGIIILLMLFFKRQSVSNFLLGLRDKACLSRLGKVRIVGSRLQLLGEWLVALGSGAFLSFFLAGSIKDILNNRLFNTDQVLNQLFAPVVGPAWKAVDWLFNGWILFFLVLLSSYLFLRREKWESVAFLFLSLMGSSTVLWGFYRIIMENYSLNPFSSHLFTHPTRVLINTLWACYIIWLSASRKTLWRKEKLVKFLSGILVLLLLGISRVSAGFRPSEVLVTLAIAGLWSVVVWIIFLYRHSLREN; encoded by the coding sequence ATGCTAGCACATTTATTGCCTGTTTTACAGGCCTATGGTGTCTGGGGCTTGCTGATTCTGGCTTTTGCCGAATCATCTTTTTTCCCGGTTTTTCCTGATTTTATTTTAATACCGCTTTGCCTGGCGAATCCGGACCAGGCTGTTTTCTATGCTCTTCTGGCTACTGTGGGTTCAGCTACGGGTGCCTATTTTGGCTATGTGCTGGGTAATGTTGTGGGGCAACCCCTCTTGCGCCGCTTGGCCTCGGGAGAGAAAATAGCCCTGATCGAAAGTACCTACCAAAAGTATGGGGCCTGGGCGGTATGTATTGCGGGACTGGCTCCTCTTCCTTACAAGCTTTTCACCATATCATCAGGAATATTCCGCTTGTCTTTGCCCGGCTTCTTAACCGCAACACTGCTAGGCCGCGGGCTGCGCTTTTTTGTCGAAGCGATTCTGATAATGAGCGTGGGTGAGCAGGCGATAGTTTTCATATCCCAGAACTCGGGCTGGATTAGCACTATAGTTATATCTGGGATAATTATTCTGCTCATGCTTTTCTTTAAACGACAGAGCGTAAGCAACTTCCTGCTGGGTTTAAGGGATAAAGCCTGCTTGTCCCGTTTAGGTAAGGTAAGAATAGTGGGGTCAAGGTTGCAATTACTGGGGGAATGGCTGGTAGCATTGGGGAGCGGGGCCTTTCTAAGCTTTTTCCTGGCGGGTTCCATTAAAGATATTCTAAACAATCGTTTATTCAATACCGACCAGGTTCTTAATCAATTATTTGCGCCGGTAGTCGGACCGGCCTGGAAAGCGGTGGATTGGCTTTTCAATGGCTGGATATTATTTTTTCTGGTACTCCTCAGCAGCTATCTCTTTTTGCGGCGGGAAAAATGGGAAAGTGTGGCTTTTCTATTCTTGTCTCTGATGGGTTCCAGTACGGTACTCTGGGGATTTTACCGCATAATAATGGAAAACTACAGTCTTAATCCCTTCAGTTCCCATCTTTTTACCCACCCCACCCGGGTCCTGATAAACACCCTCTGGGCTTGCTATATTATCTGGCTGTCGGCCAGCAGAAAAACCCTGTGGCGGAAAGAAAAACTGGTGAAATTTTTGAGCGGTATCCTCGTTTTGCTATTGCTGGGGATCAGCCGGGTATCGGCTGGCTTTAGACCCTCAGAAGTGCTGGTAACCCTGGCCATAGCCGGATTGTGGTCGGTGGTAGTCTGGATAATCTTCCTCTACCGCCACTCTTTGCGGGAAAATTAG
- a CDS encoding glutamate-5-semialdehyde dehydrogenase, which translates to MDKSLEEKLMEQGKKAKAASRFLATASTTLKNEALLKTADALEAQGAEIVAANAIDLELGEKQGLTPALLERLALNESRIKDMAQGLREIAALPDPVGEVLGMWRRPNGLEVGRIRTPIGVIGIIYESRPNVTADAAGLCLKAGNAILLRGGEEALNSNRIIARIIAQSAKDCGIPEGAVQLVDSEDRQAAVYMMKMNDYLDVLIPRGGKGLKQAVLEHASVPVIMTGMGNCHVYVDALADLSKAQKIVFNAKVQRPSVCNAAETLLVNAKIAGDFLPAMIAELKGAGVEIRGCERSREIVPDILPAREEDWDEEYLDLILAVKVLDSVEDAIEHINCHGTGHSEAIISEDYSSVRRFISAVDAAAVYANASTRFTDGNVFGFGAEMGISTQKLHARGPMGLQELTTTKFIIYGDGQIR; encoded by the coding sequence ATGGATAAAAGCTTGGAAGAAAAACTAATGGAACAGGGTAAGAAAGCTAAAGCGGCTTCACGCTTCCTGGCTACAGCCTCTACCACCCTCAAGAACGAAGCCCTGCTGAAAACGGCGGACGCTCTGGAAGCACAGGGAGCGGAAATAGTAGCCGCCAATGCCATTGACCTGGAGTTGGGGGAAAAACAAGGTTTGACTCCCGCTCTGCTGGAGCGCTTGGCCTTAAATGAGAGTCGGATAAAGGATATGGCTCAAGGACTGCGTGAAATTGCCGCTCTTCCAGACCCGGTGGGGGAGGTTCTGGGGATGTGGAGAAGGCCCAATGGCCTTGAAGTAGGGCGGATTAGAACCCCTATTGGAGTTATAGGTATCATTTATGAATCCCGGCCTAATGTAACAGCTGATGCTGCAGGACTCTGCCTTAAAGCAGGCAATGCTATACTCCTGCGCGGAGGTGAAGAAGCCTTAAATTCCAACCGGATAATTGCCCGGATTATTGCACAGAGCGCTAAAGATTGCGGAATTCCCGAGGGTGCCGTGCAGCTGGTCGACAGCGAGGACCGGCAGGCGGCTGTCTATATGATGAAAATGAATGATTACCTGGATGTTCTGATTCCCCGAGGAGGGAAGGGCTTGAAACAAGCAGTGCTGGAGCATGCCAGTGTTCCGGTAATTATGACCGGAATGGGTAATTGCCATGTTTATGTGGATGCTCTGGCGGATTTGAGCAAGGCGCAAAAAATTGTCTTCAATGCCAAAGTGCAAAGACCCTCGGTATGCAATGCCGCTGAAACCTTGCTGGTCAATGCAAAAATTGCCGGAGACTTCCTCCCGGCCATGATTGCAGAGCTAAAGGGTGCCGGGGTAGAAATTCGGGGTTGTGAAAGAAGCCGGGAGATAGTACCGGATATCCTCCCCGCTCGGGAAGAAGACTGGGATGAGGAATACCTGGATTTAATCCTGGCGGTAAAGGTGCTGGATAGCGTGGAAGATGCAATAGAGCATATTAACTGTCATGGAACCGGTCACAGTGAAGCCATAATAAGCGAGGACTACAGCAGTGTCCGGCGCTTCATATCTGCAGTTGATGCGGCAGCTGTCTATGCCAATGCTTCCACTCGCTTTACTGATGGCAATGTTTTCGGCTTTGGAGCCGAGATGGGGATAAGCACCCAGAAGCTGCATGCCCGGGGACCTATGGGTTTGCAAGAATTGACTACCACCAAGTTTATTATTTATGGGGACGGACAGATTCGTTAA
- the proB gene encoding glutamate 5-kinase — MGWRDKFNKCRRVVIKVGTSTLTYSNGQLNLQRIEQLVREMADLHNRDMEVLLVTSGAIGVGANRMGYKKVPKTMPEKQALAAVGQGALLHLYEKFFGEYGKTVAQVLLTRDDLDDRMRYLNATNALLAILAMDVIPIINENDTVVVDEIKFGDNDTLSALVAGIVNADLLLILSDVDGLYDCDPRTNKEAVLQHQVSEITRDMEDKSTSRGSSFSSGGMFTKLKAAQVCMAAGVPMVIANSDEDNVIRRVVGGEELGTLFIPREEKMHAREKWIAFGTVCQGKLLVDAGARQALLNRGKSLLPSGVTGVEGEFDRGTVVAVIEPDGREIARGLVNYAAREIALIAGKRSSEIEAILGEKDYDEVIHRNNLWVRG, encoded by the coding sequence ATGGGCTGGCGTGATAAATTTAATAAATGTCGCCGGGTAGTAATCAAGGTGGGAACCAGCACCTTAACTTATAGCAATGGGCAGCTTAACCTGCAGCGTATTGAACAACTGGTAAGGGAAATGGCTGATTTACATAACCGTGATATGGAAGTATTGCTGGTCACTTCGGGAGCCATTGGTGTAGGCGCCAACCGGATGGGCTATAAAAAAGTTCCCAAGACTATGCCGGAGAAACAAGCTCTGGCAGCAGTAGGTCAGGGAGCCTTGCTGCATCTCTATGAAAAGTTCTTTGGCGAATATGGCAAAACGGTGGCCCAGGTCTTGTTAACCCGGGATGATCTGGATGACCGCATGCGCTACCTGAATGCTACCAATGCTTTGTTGGCCATCCTGGCCATGGATGTTATTCCCATCATAAATGAGAACGATACCGTGGTAGTCGATGAGATCAAGTTTGGCGATAATGACACCCTTTCGGCCCTGGTAGCCGGGATTGTGAATGCTGATCTCTTGCTTATTCTCTCTGATGTTGATGGTCTTTATGACTGTGACCCCAGGACGAATAAGGAGGCGGTGTTGCAACACCAGGTAAGTGAGATTACCCGGGATATGGAAGATAAATCCACCAGTCGGGGGAGCAGTTTTTCCAGTGGGGGAATGTTTACCAAGTTAAAGGCGGCCCAGGTTTGTATGGCTGCCGGTGTACCCATGGTAATTGCCAATAGCGATGAAGACAATGTAATCCGCCGCGTGGTGGGCGGAGAAGAACTGGGTACCCTTTTTATTCCCCGTGAAGAAAAAATGCATGCCCGGGAAAAGTGGATAGCCTTCGGTACCGTTTGCCAGGGCAAGCTTTTGGTTGATGCCGGAGCTCGTCAGGCCCTGCTCAACCGGGGAAAAAGCCTGCTGCCTTCCGGGGTAACCGGGGTTGAGGGGGAATTTGACCGGGGAACGGTGGTGGCTGTGATAGAGCCCGATGGCCGGGAAATTGCCCGGGGCCTGGTTAACTACGCCGCCCGGGAAATCGCCTTGATAGCAGGTAAAAGAAGCAGTGAGATAGAAGCTATATTAGGAGAGAAGGATTATGATGAGGTAATTCATCGCAATAATCTATGGGTAAGGGGATGA
- the obgE gene encoding GTPase ObgE: MFVDQARIFVKGGDGGNGIVAFRREKYVPMGGPSGGDGGRGANVILVADEGLKTLMDFKYRRHFKAERGAHGQGKNMHGAWGQDLRVKVPVGTVIKDDESGEVLADLLLQGQEAVVAKGGRGGRGNARFSSAINKAPSFSENGEPGEEKWIRLELKLLADVGLVGFPNAGKSTLISRVSAARPKIADYPFTTLVPNLGVVMTKERDTFVLADIPGLIEGAHQGLGLGHEFLRHIERTRVILFILDAAQTEGRDVVEDYRILYRELELHNPDLLKRPQLIVANKMDIPDARDNARRLESELGKTVHCISAVTGQGVEELMGKTYALLQAAPQEIPSGEEPVVRRFEEELPFKIDKVDGVFEVSGPRIEKLVVMTNFNSDEGLQRFQRTVIKMGLEEALKEHGIKEGDSVRIKDFEFEFTE; the protein is encoded by the coding sequence ATGTTTGTTGATCAGGCCCGGATATTTGTTAAGGGCGGAGATGGAGGAAACGGGATTGTGGCTTTCCGCCGCGAAAAATATGTTCCCATGGGTGGCCCGTCTGGTGGTGACGGGGGGCGGGGAGCCAATGTAATATTAGTGGCTGATGAAGGACTAAAAACCCTGATGGATTTTAAATATCGCCGGCATTTTAAAGCGGAGCGCGGAGCCCATGGACAGGGCAAGAATATGCATGGTGCCTGGGGCCAGGACTTACGGGTTAAAGTCCCGGTAGGAACGGTGATAAAAGACGATGAAAGCGGCGAGGTTTTGGCTGATCTGCTGCTTCAAGGACAAGAGGCGGTAGTGGCCAAAGGGGGGAGAGGAGGACGAGGTAATGCTCGTTTCAGCTCGGCCATTAATAAAGCGCCGTCCTTCTCGGAAAATGGGGAACCGGGAGAAGAGAAATGGATTCGCCTGGAATTGAAATTGCTGGCCGATGTAGGATTGGTTGGTTTCCCCAATGCAGGAAAATCTACGTTAATATCAAGAGTTTCAGCGGCCCGGCCTAAAATTGCCGATTATCCTTTTACTACTCTGGTGCCCAACCTGGGGGTGGTCATGACCAAGGAACGGGATACTTTCGTTCTGGCTGATATTCCTGGTTTAATTGAGGGCGCTCATCAGGGTTTGGGATTGGGACATGAATTTCTCCGGCATATTGAGCGCACGCGGGTAATACTGTTTATTCTGGATGCAGCCCAGACGGAGGGAAGAGATGTAGTGGAGGATTACCGGATTCTCTACCGGGAACTCGAGCTGCATAATCCGGATTTACTAAAACGACCACAGCTCATTGTCGCTAATAAAATGGATATTCCGGATGCCCGGGATAATGCCCGGAGATTGGAGAGTGAGCTGGGGAAGACGGTACACTGTATATCCGCTGTGACTGGGCAGGGAGTAGAGGAATTAATGGGAAAAACCTATGCGCTTTTACAAGCTGCTCCCCAGGAAATTCCGAGTGGTGAAGAGCCGGTTGTAAGACGTTTTGAAGAAGAGCTGCCCTTTAAAATTGATAAAGTGGATGGAGTTTTTGAAGTTAGTGGCCCGCGCATTGAGAAACTGGTAGTCATGACTAACTTCAATAGTGACGAAGGCCTGCAGCGCTTTCAAAGAACTGTAATCAAGATGGGTCTGGAAGAGGCCTTAAAAGAGCACGGAATCAAAGAAGGGGATAGTGTTAGAATAAAGGATTTTGAGTTCGAATTTACAGAATAG
- a CDS encoding Spo0B domain-containing protein, whose protein sequence is MEAKHSMEILRRVRHDFANHLQVVSGYLELGRCQQVKEYIAEIVMDMAEEKKIFEAGLSAKEALYFFEKTLTARELGIILRYEDLEVNSLDLSRLNHELDEALHELSSQLKGREEEPVVYLSVYNSEEEITMLFSCTMLAQSPVKISIKE, encoded by the coding sequence TTGGAAGCCAAACATAGTATGGAGATATTAAGAAGGGTCAGGCATGATTTTGCCAACCACCTGCAGGTTGTAAGCGGATACCTGGAACTGGGCAGATGCCAGCAGGTAAAAGAATATATTGCTGAAATAGTTATGGATATGGCTGAAGAGAAAAAAATATTTGAGGCGGGCCTCTCTGCTAAAGAAGCGCTGTATTTTTTTGAAAAAACATTAACAGCTCGTGAGCTGGGAATAATATTAAGGTACGAGGATTTGGAAGTCAATTCGTTGGACCTATCCCGGCTTAACCATGAATTGGATGAGGCATTGCATGAATTGTCCAGTCAGCTAAAGGGAAGGGAAGAGGAACCAGTGGTCTATCTTTCCGTATATAATAGCGAAGAAGAAATAACGATGCTTTTCTCCTGTACTATGCTAGCGCAAAGCCCGGTGAAGATAAGTATCAAGGAGTGA
- the rpmA gene encoding 50S ribosomal protein L27, with amino-acid sequence MFTFDLQLFAHKKGVGSSKNGRDSQSKRLGVKRYDGQIVTAGNILVRQRGTKIHPGQNVMIGGDDTLFAIIDGRVKFERKGRDKKQVSVYPLETMTM; translated from the coding sequence ATGTTCACTTTTGATTTGCAGTTATTTGCCCACAAAAAAGGTGTTGGTAGTTCCAAAAACGGTAGAGATAGCCAGTCCAAGAGACTGGGAGTTAAAAGGTATGATGGTCAGATAGTTACTGCCGGTAATATTCTGGTTCGACAGAGAGGTACCAAGATTCATCCTGGTCAGAATGTGATGATTGGTGGAGATGATACCCTTTTTGCGATAATTGACGGTAGAGTAAAATTTGAGAGAAAAGGTCGGGACAAAAAACAGGTTAGTGTATATCCGCTGGAAACCATGACCATGTAA
- a CDS encoding ribosomal-processing cysteine protease Prp has product MLALTINYKNNKIISFKIEGHAGFAPEGEDIYCAGVSAVAQTALLGLIKQLTVEPKYQMEKGFLECELPPSLNEEEMEKAQIILSTMEAGLLSMQEAYPGIIRVNIRRC; this is encoded by the coding sequence ATGCTTGCGCTAACCATTAATTATAAGAATAATAAAATCATATCATTCAAAATAGAGGGACATGCGGGATTTGCCCCTGAAGGTGAGGATATATACTGTGCCGGCGTATCAGCGGTAGCCCAGACCGCCTTGCTTGGTCTAATCAAACAGCTGACGGTTGAGCCCAAGTATCAGATGGAAAAAGGCTTCCTGGAATGTGAACTTCCGCCCTCTTTGAATGAAGAAGAGATGGAAAAGGCCCAGATAATTCTATCTACCATGGAAGCAGGATTGCTTTCCATGCAAGAAGCATATCCCGGCATAATTAGAGTTAATATCAGGAGGTGTTAA
- the rplU gene encoding 50S ribosomal protein L21: protein MYAIIESGGKQYKVAEGSVIKVEKLDVAAGEKLTLDQVLFFNDGNGNVKIGNPLVAGVRVIAEVMEQGKHKKITVFKYKRRKNYRKKQGHRQPYTKIKVEKIEA, encoded by the coding sequence TTGTATGCAATTATTGAAAGTGGTGGGAAGCAGTATAAAGTAGCGGAAGGAAGCGTAATAAAAGTTGAAAAACTGGATGTTGCGGCCGGTGAAAAACTTACTCTGGATCAAGTCCTTTTTTTCAATGATGGTAATGGTAATGTAAAGATTGGGAATCCGCTGGTAGCTGGCGTACGGGTGATTGCCGAAGTAATGGAACAGGGAAAACACAAGAAAATTACGGTTTTCAAGTATAAACGGAGAAAGAACTATCGCAAGAAACAGGGGCATCGTCAACCGTATACCAAAATTAAAGTGGAAAAAATAGAAGCTTAA